CCTCCGCAAACGGCAAGGTGTTCCGCAATGGGCTGTACTCCACGGCCATTCTGGCAGCAGCCATCGTGTTGGCCGTGCTGATCAACCTGCTGGTGGGGGCCATCCCGAAAAAATACACCGAGTTCGACCTCTCTGCCGCCAAAATGTACACGCTGGGCGACAGCTCCAGACAGCTGATGCAGAGCCTGGATCAGGACGTGACTGTTTATTATCTCTGTGAGACCGGCAGCGAGGATGCCATTATCACCAAGCTGCTGGATCACTACGCCGACGAGAGCGGTCACTTCCACTGGGAGCAGAAGGACCCGGCGCTTTACCCGACCTTTGCAGCGCAGTACGGCGCAGAGAATGCATCCACCGGCAGTCTGATCGTGGTCAGCGGTGAGAACAGCGAAGTGCTGAACGCCGCCGAACTTTACGAGTACGATTACTCCGATTACTACACCACCGGCGCTGCCAACGTGACCTTTGGCGGCGAAAAGCAGATCAGCTCTGCCATCTACAAGCTGACTGCCGCAGCAGAAAGTCATGCCTACTACACCACCAACCACGGCGAGCAGGCGCTTACCTCCTCGCTGACCGAGGCGCTCAAGGCGCAGAATATCGATGCCCAGCCGCTGGATCTGCTCACCGGCACCATCCCGGAGGACTGTGATCTGCTCATCATCAGCGACCCCGCTTCGGATTTTGCAGCTGACGGCCTTGTGGATGAGATCGCGCAGCTGCAGGCCTATCTGGAAAACGGCGGCAAGGTGCTGCTGACCACCAGCGGCTATACCGAAACGCCCAATCTGGATGCAGTGATGGCACAGTTCGGCCTTGCGCGTGAGCCGGGCCTTGTGGTGGAGGGCGATGCGGGCCACGCGCTGTACGGCTACCCGTACTCGCTGTTCCCGGACTACGCGGCCGCCGACGAAAGCACCGCGCTGGACGGCGTGAATCAGAGCACCCATGTGATGCTCTCGGTGGCACAGGGCATCACCATTACCGAGACAGACGATGTGACGGCGGAGCCGCTGCTGTATACCACCGAGGATGCCTACAGCAAGCAGGACTTTGATGCCAGCTCTTCTTCCGCAAAGGAAGCCGGCGATACCGACGGCCCGTTCTCGCTGGCCGTATGGGCGCGCAATGACTCCACCGGTGCCGAGGTGATCTGGATCGGCTGCCCCAACATGGACAACGAGCAGGTGTACCAGTCCATCCCGGGCAACCTGACCTTCCTGCAGGGCTGTGCCGCTTCGCTGGTAGGGCAGAGCCTGCTCATCGACACCAAAGCACTGGAAGCTGCACCCATCACGGTCCCGGCTTCCGCATCCATGACGCTGGGCATGGTGTTCGTATTCGTGCTGCCCGCAGCAGTGCTCATTGCAGGTGCTGTGGAGGTGCTGCTGCGTCGCCGCAGGTAAGGGGGCACTGCCATGAAAACAAAACAGCGCACCCTTGCGGTGCTTCTGGTGCTGGTGCTTGTGCTGGGCGGGCTGCTGTGGTTTGTCAGCCGCAGCAATGCCGCAGAAGAGGCTGCTTCCAGCGCCGCCGCAGAGGGCAGCATCCTGCTTTCTTCTTTTGCGGCAGGCGATGTGACCAGCATCCGGTATGCCTATGGCGGCGAAACGCTTACCCTAAATTACGATTCCGGCAGCTGGACGCTGGCGGATGACCCGGACTATCATCTGGATGTATCTGCCTGCAATACCATGGTCACGGCGCTGGCATCCCTGAACGCCAAACGTCAGCTCACGGCTCAGCCCGGCGAGGACTACGGCCTTGCCGACCCGGCTGTTACGGTCACGGTGACGGCGGCAGGCGAGACGAATACCTTTGCCTTTGGCACCGAGAACCCGGTCACAGGAGATCTGTACGTGCAGAAGGCAGGGGACGATGCCGTGTACACCGTTTCTGGCAACAAGGCGGCCTGCTTTGAGCTGACCAAAGCGGACCTTTTTGGCGCGTTCAACCCGGCGGGACTGACAGCCTCCGCGCTGGAAAGTGTTTCCATTATGACGGGCAGCGGCACCCTTGCACTGAATGCAGTCTCTGAGCCTGCGGAAGCGGAGAGCGATTCCTCGGAAAGTGCGGCCGATTCCACCACCTATCAGACCGTGTGGCGGCTGGCCGATGAACCCTTTGCCGATCTGGACGACAGCAAGGTGCAGAGCATCCTCTCTGCTCTGGCAGGCTATGTGACCGCACAAATCACGGATGCCGACCCTTCGGCCTATGGCTTTGCTGCACCGCTTGCAACGGTGCGGGCCGCCTCTGCCGATGGGACCGTGACCCTCCACTACGCCGAAAATGCAGACGGCTGCTGGATGATGGTGGAGGGGGACAGTTCCGTCTATGCGGTTGACCTTGACACTGTGCAGGCCCTTCTGATAACGGCCGCTGCCTTAAAAGCGGAATAAAAACCTTTGCGCGCCGTATGCGGAAAGCCCGCTGCGGCGCATGTTTTTTTGTTGCGGCGTGTAAAGCTTCGGCAAACATTGGCAGAGTGATTGACATTTCAGCAAAGATTGATTAAGATAGACGAGACAGGGCAGAATAACTGCGCAATATAAGAGCCTGCTTTTGCAGGTTCTCCGGTCGTCATGGATGTTGTGCGGGGCTGGGTCGCCCTGGTACGAGGGATGGGGCATGGCCCTGTCTTTTTTCGTATCTGAGTTACAAGGAGGATAAAGTAAAAAATGGACAACTCGGTGATCGTTTCACTGCGGGATATCGTAGTGGAATTTGACGGTCAGCGCATTCTGGATGGGCTGAACCTCGACATCCATGACAAAGAGTTCGTGACGCTGCTGGGCCCTTCCGGCTGCGGCAAAACCACCACCCTGCGTCTGATCGCAGGTTTTCTGGAACCCAATTCCGGCAAAGTGCTGCTGAAAGGTGAGGACATTACCGGCGTGCCGCCCTATAAGCGCCCGGTGAACACCGTTTTTCAGAAATACGCACTGTTCCCGCACCTGAACGTGTTCGAGAACGTGGCCTTCGGTCTGCGGCTCAAAAAGATGGACGAAGAGACCATCCGCCGCAAGGTGCGCAACATGCTGGAAGTTGTTGGCCTGAAAGGCTTCGAGCGCCGCAGCATCAGCCAGATGTCCGGCGGCCAGCAGCAGCGCGTGGCCATCGCCCGCAGTCTGGTGAACGAGCCGGAGATCCTTCTGCTGGACGAACCCCTTGGCGCATTGGACCTCAAGCTGCGCAAGGAGATGCAGCTGGAGCTGAAGCGCCTGCAGCGCGAAATGAACATTACCTTTATTTATGTTACCCACGATCAGGAGGAAGCCCTTACCATGTCCGATACCGTCGTGGTCATGAACGGCGGCAAGGTGCAGCAGATCGGCACGCCGGAGGATATTTACAATGAGCCGAAGAATGCCTTTGTTGCAGACTTCATTGGCGATTCCAACATCGTGGACGGCGTGATGCACCGGGATTTTCTGGTGTCCTTCTCCGGCGTGGACTTCCCCTGTGTGGACCGCGGCTTTGCCCGTGAACAGAGCGTGCAGGTAGTGGTGCGCCCCGAGGACATCGAGGTGGTCTCTCCTGTGGAAGGCCAGCTTGTCGGCGTTGTGAACGATGTCATCTTCAAGGGTGTCCACTTTGAGATGCATGTGGAGTGCGAGGGCCGCGAATGGCTGATCCATTCCACCCGCGCCTGCACCCCCGGTGAGACCATTGGTATGCGCATCGGCCCCAACGAGATCCACATTATGGCGCGTTCAGAGGGGTGAGCCGCAATGATGAAGATTTACGATAAAAAGCTGGCCTATCCGTACTTTGTATGGATGACGCTGTTCACAGTGGTGCCTTTGATCATCGTGGTGTACTATGCATTTACGGATGCAAACGGAGCTTTCACGCTGGATAACCTCACCTCCATCAGCGGCTACGGCTCTGTGTTTGCCCGCAGCCTGCTGCTGGCCCTCATTGCCACGGTCATTTGTCTGGTCATTGCGTTCCCGGTGGGCTATTTTCTTTCCCGCCTGCGGGTGAACAAGCAGCACATCATGCTCATGCTGGTTATGCTGCCCATGTGGATGAACTTCCTGCTGCGCACCTATGCATGGATGGGCCTGCTCAGCATCAACGGCCCGGTGAACGCTGTTCTGGGCGTGTTCGGCCTTGGCCCCTTCAATATACTCAACACCTCCGGCGCGGTGGTGCTGGGCATGGTGTATAACTATGTGCCCTATATGATCCTGCCGCTGTACACCAGCATGACCAAGATCGACCAGAGCCTGGTGGAAGCTGCGCAGGATCTGGGCGCTTCCACCACCAAGACCCTTCTCCGGGTGCTCATTCCCATGAGCGTGCCCGGCATCAGCACCGGCATCACCATGGTGTTCGTCCCGGCGGTGTCCACCTTTGTTATCAGCCGTATGCTGGGCGGCGGCTCCAACCTGCTCATTGGCGATCTGATCGAGATGCAGTTTCTGGGCAACAGCTACAATCTGAACGTGGGTTCTGCCATGAGCCTTGTGCTGATGATCATTGTGCTGCTGTGCATGAGCTTCACGTCCAGCTTTGACGAAGATGAAATGGAGGGCGTGTCCTGATGAAAACGAAACATCTGCGCCTGATGCAGCGCGTCTATATCGTGCTGTTTTTCTGCTTCATGTACCTGCCCATTGCATACATGATCGTATTCAGCTTCAACCAGTCCAAGGGCTATTCGCTCTTCACCGGCTTTACCCTCAAGTGGTACTCCAGCCTGCTGCACAACTCCTCCATCCTGCATGCGCTGCTGGTCTCGCTGGAAGTGGCTCTGATCTCTGCGGTCATTGCCACTGTGCTGGGTACAGCGGCAAGTCTGGGCATTGCGTCCATGGGCCGCGGGAGCCGCCTTGTCGTCACCAACATCACCTATATCCCGGTGGTCAACCCGGAGATCATCACCGGCATCTCGCTCATGCTGCTGTTTGTGGCCTACCAGCGCTTTGCCGGGGGTGTCTCCTGGCTGCCGGATACCATCATGGGCTTCCCGACGCTGCTCATTGCGCATATCGCGTTCAATGTGCCATATGTCATCTTCAACGTCACGCCCAAGCTCAAGCAATTGGATATCAAGCTGTATGAGGCAGCGCTCGACCTTGGCTGCGACCCCAAGCAGGCCTTCTTCAAGGTCATCCTGCCGGAGATCAGCCCGGCCATCCTGTCGGCATTCCTCATCTGCCTGACCTATTCCATCGACGACTTCATGATCTCCTATTTCAACTGCGGCACGGTGGAAACGCTGCCCATCGCCATCTACTCCATGACCCGTAAAAAGGTCAGCCCGGAGATCTATGCGCTGTCCACCATCATGTTCGTGGTCATTCTGTGCATCATTCTGATCTCCAACGCAATGGAGAGCCGCAGCTACCGCCGCGACCAGAAGGCGCTGAGAGGGGAGGGCGTGTGATGAAACGTTTTGCTGTGTTGCTGCTGGCGCTGGCAATGGCGGTCTGCTGTGCAATGCCCGCCTTTGCCGCCGGCACCATCGAAGTCACCGAGGATGTCTCGGTATCGGACGATTACGACTGGACCCGCTTCAAGGGCCAGAACGTGGCCATCAATGTCTATAACTGGGGCGAGTACATCTCCAACGGCTCGGACGACAGCGTGGACGTGGTGGCGGCTTTTGAAAAGCTCACCGGCATCAAGGTGAACTACACCACCTTCGACTCCAACGAGTCCATGTACGCAAAGCTCAAGTCCGGTGCAGCCAACTACGATGTGGTCATTCCGTCGGATTACATGGTGGCAAAAATGATCGCCGAGGGGATGCTCAAGCCTCTGAACTACGACAATATCCCGAACTTCAAAAAGATCAATCAGGAATACGTGAATCCGGATTACGATCCGCAGAATGCCTACACCGTGCCCTATATGCTCTGCACCACCGGCATCATTTATAACACCACCATGGTGGACAAAGCGCCCACCAGCTGGGCCGACCTGTGGGACGAGCAGTACGCAGGCAATATCCTGATGTTCAACAACAGCCGCGATGCTTACGCCATTGCTGCTTTTAAGAGCGGCCACGATATCAACCCGCAGTCCACCGAAGAGGCGGATGAGGTGGTGGAAGAGCTGAAGGCTCAGAAGCCGCTGGTGCAGGCCTACGTCATGGACGAGATTTTTGATAAGATGATCGGCGGCGAGGCAGCCGTCGGTGTGTACTACTCCGGCGATGCCATCACCATGATCGACGATAATCCCGACCTTGCATGGGTGTTCCCGGAAGAAGGCAGCGTGCTTTCCGTGGACTGCATGACCATTCCTGCTGCCAGCGAACATCAGGAAGCTGCGGAAATGTTCATTAACTTCATGTGTGAGACGGATATCGGCAAGGCAAACGCCGAGTACATCGGCTACACCACCCCCATGCAGGATGTGTGGGAGGTGCTGGACGAGGATCTGAAGGAGAGCGAGATCGCTTATCCGTCCGAAGAGAAAGCCGCCAAGGAAAAGGTGTTCACTGCCCTGAGCGACGATGTGAACAGCGAGCTGGACGTGAAGTGGAGCGAAATGAAGAGCTACGACGAGGGTGGCAGCAGTTTGCTGTTCCTTGCGCTGCTGGCAGCCATGGTAGCGCTGGCCTGCTTCAACATCTGGCGCAAGGTCCGCAGGCGCAACCGCAATCAGTATTAAACGCAAAGGAGGCTGCTGCACAGAACAACGTGCAGTGGTCTCTTTTTATAGAAAGGAAAAACCATGGAACAGTTCTTTTACACCGAGACCATGACAGTCATGAACGCAGATGCCGACTTCCGCAGCCTGCTCAAGCCCAGCGCCCTGCTGCGCTATGTGGAGCAGATTTCGACAGACCACGCCCGCGCCTTTGGTATGGATGACCAGTTCTTCAAAGATCGCGGTGTGACCTTTCTGGTGGGCAAGCAGGCCCTGAAATTTGACCGCGTGCCCCAGCGTGCCGAAACGCTGACCCTTACCTCCCGGGCGCAGGTCAGCAAACACGGTTCGGTCAAACGCATCACCACCCTGACCGATGCCGAGGGCAAAGAGGTGGCTATGGTGGACTGCCGCTGGATCGTGGCAAGCCTTGCCGAGGGCCGTATCCTGCGGGAGCCGGGCTGGACGGTGGAGAATTTCTGGAACGATACGGTGGAGGACGAGCTGCCTTTGCAGCTGCACAAGTGCAAGGATGGTCTGACCAGCGCAGGGGAGTGGACGGTGCATTATTCCCAGTGCGATCTGAACGGCCATTTGAACAACGCATTCTATCTGGACCTTGTCTGCGATGCGCTGCCGCTGGAAGTGATGCGCAAAGGCCCCGTGACCTTTGCTTCTATCAACTACCACCGCGAGATCCCGATGGGAGAAACGGCAGAGGTGTTTTATGCTCCTTCGGCGGATGGCTGGTATGTGGTCGGAAAGCACAACGGCCAGACCAGCTTTGAGTGCTATCTGGAGGTGGGAAAGACAAACGTGTAAATCGTTGATTTCTCAAGAGAACCGCTGCGCCGCTTTTAGCTGAAAATAAGCGAGCAATGCAAAAAAGCGTCACCCGTGCAGAAAAAACGGCGCATTTTGAGAATTGCATCCTCTGAGGAACAGGGAGTACTCTTTTATTAGAAGGATCTTCTGATTGTCCAAAGGAGGATAAAACAAATGAAAAAACATCTCCGAGTCCTTGCGGCCGTTCTGGTACTGTGCTTCAGTCTGCTGTGCCCGGCGGCATCTGCCGCCAGTGTACAGACTGCGGCCTGCAAGCCGTCCACTGCAGCCGTTCAGACCATTTCTGCCGGCAAAAAGACGGAGCAGATGGTCTGGGTCCCAACGCACGGCGGCAAAAAATATCACAGCAAGTCTACCTGCAGCAATATGAAAGACCCGGAAAAGGTTACATTATCGACAGCAAAAGCGGAAGGCATCACTGCTTGCAAAAAGTGCTATTAAGAAAATAAAGAATGATCTGCAAAGCCCTTGCCGGAAATTTTCTGGCAGGGGCTTTATATGTGTCTACAAAAAGTTAACAAAAGAAATTACAGAAAAATTACAAAACCCTATTGCAAAATGGTTTCAAAAGAGTTACAATATGGTTACAGCAAGGGCATAAGCCCTGCTGAGTGTGAAATCTTTTTCTTCTTGTTTTTTGGGATATCGGGCACAGGTTCTCCTCCTCCGGCTGTTCTCCTTCACAGTCGTGATCCATGTGCCGCACAGGCGGTATCCCGCTTCGTGTGCAAAAAAGCTCGTCCGTTCTGGACGAGCTTTTTTGCATCCATAAATCACGCAAAAACCGGCTTCTCATGCGGGAAAGTATGACCTTACGCCATTTTGGTGGGCAATTTGCCTGTTTTTCTGCAAAGGACATTTACAAAGTTTGGCGCGGCGGGGGTTTGTATTCCGGCTGGCTTTGTGGTACAGTATATACAATCAATTTATAGGTTGCAAACATGAATCCGATTGATGTTGATGCGTTAAGAGAAAAGGAGTTTGAACATGGCTTATTTCTATAAAGAACCTTCCCGCACTTTCGGTGAATATCTGCTGATCCCCGGCTATTCCTCTGCAGAGAATATCCCCACGGCTGTCAGCCTCAAGACCCCGCTGGTCAAGTACCGCAAGGGCGAGGAGGAGTGCCCCCTGCAGATGAATATTCCCATGATCAGCGCCATCATGCAGGCGGTCTCTGGCGATAAGCTGGCCATTGCACTGGCCCGTCAGGGCGGCGTGTCCTTCATCTACGGCTCTCAGAGCATTGAGAACGAGGCTGCCATGGTGCGCCGCGTCAAGAGCTTCAAGGCCGGTTATGTCGTGTCCGATTCCAACCTGGCCCCCACTGCCACCCTGCACGATGTGCTGGAGCTGAAGGCGCGCACCGGCCACTCCACCATTGCCATCACTGCCGATGGCACTCCGAGCGGCAAGCTGCTGGGTATTGTTGCATCTCGTGACTACCGCATCAACCACACTCCGGATGATGCCCCTGTCACCACCTTCATGACCCCGCTTGAAAAGCTGGTCACTGCACCGGAGAACACCTCCCTGCACGACTGCAACAACATCATCTGGGATAACAAGATCAACACCCTGCCTCTGGTGGATGCCGAGGGCAACCTGAAGTATATGGTGTTCCGCAAGGACTACGACTCCCACAAGAAGAACGCCAATGAACTGCTGGATAAGAACAAGAGCTATGTGGTGGGCGCAGGCATCAACACCCGCGATTACGCTGAGCGCGTGCCCGCACTGGTGGATGCCGGTGTGGATGTGCTGTGCATCGACTCTTCCGAGGGTTACTCCGAGTGGCAGAGCCGCACCATCGGCTGGATCCGTGAGCACTACGGCGATACCGTCAAGGTGGGCGCAGGCAACGTTGTGGATGCCGAGGGCTTCCGCTTCCTGGCCGAGGCTGGTGCAGACTTCGTGAAGATCGGCATTGGCGGCGGTTCTATCTGCATCACCCGCGAGACCAAGGGCATTGGCCGTGGTCAGGCTACCGCTGTCATCGAGGTGGCAAAGGCCCGCGATGAGTACTATAAGGAGACCGGCATCTACGTGCCCATCTGCTCCGACGGCGGCATCGTCCACGATTACCACATCACTCTCGCACTGGCTATGGGCGCAGACTTCGTGATGCTGGGCCGCTACTTTGCCCGCTTTGACGAAAGCCCCACGAATAAGGTGCGCATCAACGGCCAGTATATGAAGGAGTACTGGGGCGAAGGCTCCAACCGTGCCCGCAACTGGCAGCGCTACGATCTGGGCGGTTCCAGCAAGCTGAGCTTTGAGGAAGGCGTGGACAGCTACGTGCCCTATGCCGGTCCTCTGGCTGACGGTGTGCAGACCACTCTGTACAAGGTCAAGAGCACCATGTGCAACTGCGGCGCTCTGTCCATCCCGGAGCTGCAGCAGAAAGCAAAGCTGACCGTGGTTTCCTCTACCTCCATCGTTGAGGGCGGCAGCCACGACGTTGTGCTGAAGAATGCTACCCCCAATATCATCAACGGTTAACACGTTTGTTCTGAAAGCCGCCCATGCTGTTTGTGTATGGGCGGCTTTTTCTTACCGGAAATTGACCGGGATTTTCCAAAAATGCTTGCACCGCTCTGCGTTTGGTGATATCATGATAGAAACGCACTGTCAAGACAGGCAGGCGCGCAAACCTTCCCACAGGTCAGAACGGCAGGGGACAGCAAGGAGCCTTTGCCGGGTGTAAAGAAGAGAGGATACTATTCATGGACGAAATCAAGGTTGTGCCTTATATTCCAGATGAGGACTACGACAACCCCGCAATGGTCGTGGATTTTTATGAATTTACAATGGCAAACTGCCTGTTCCTGCACGGATTCAAGGACACCACGCTGGTGTTTGATATGTTCTTCCGCAAGAACCCGGATGCTCAGGGCTACTCCATCAGCGCCGGTCAGCGCAAGCTGACCCGCTTCCTGCTGAACTACCACTTCAATGCACAGGATATCTGGTGGCTGCGCACCAAGGGCATGAGTGAGGAATTCTGCGAGTATCTGCGCACCTATCAGTGGAAGGGCGACATGTACGCTCTGCCTGAGGGCACGGTGGCATACCCGCATGTGCAGATGGTGCGCATCGAGTGCGACCTCGTGGGCGCAATTTTGATCGAGACCTACCTGCTGCAGACCATGAACTTCCACAGTCTGATCGCCACCAAGGCTACCCGCGTCACCGGCCTGAACACCCACACGCCCCGCAGCGTGATGGAATTCGGCACCCGCCGTGCGCAGGGCGAAAGCGCTGGCAACGATGGTGCATATGCTGCTGTTCTGGGCGGCTGCGTGGGCACTGCCAACTGTTTGGCCGAGATGAAGTTCGGCGCGGAGGTCAAGGCTGTGGGCACCGTAGCGCACAGCTTCATCGAGTTCTTCCCCACGGAGTTTGATGCCTTCAAGGCCTTTGCCGATACCTACCCGGATTCGGTCAGTCTGCTGCTGGACACCTATAATATCATGGAGAGCGGTCTGCCCAACCTCATTAAACTGGACGATTACCTCATCGAAAAATACCCCAACGACCCGAACCGCCGCGTCAAGAGCGCCCGTATCGACTCCGGCGACCTGGCCCGCGGCTCCAAGCGCCTGCGCAAGGCACTGGATGCGGCCGGTAAACCTTACATCAAACTGGTGGCTTCCAATGGTCTGGACGAAAAGAAGATCGCCAACATGGAGCTGTATGAGCACGCTCATTTTGACTCCTACGGCGTGGGCGAAAACCTGATCACCTCTGCTTCCGACCCCGTGTTCGGCGGTGTGTACAAGCTGGTGGCGGTCAAGCAGCCGGATGGCAGCTACACTCCCAAGATGAAGTGCTCGGATTCCGCCAGCAAGGCCATCATTCCGGGCAAGAAGATGCCGTGGCGTCTCTACGATGAAAATGGCCAGGCCCAGTGTGACCTGATCGCCATGGATGATGAAGTCATCGAGGCGGGCAAGCCCGTCACGATGGTCAATCTGGACTCCGATGCCATCGAGCGCACCGTCACCATTACCCCCACCAAGGTCAAAAAGCTGCTGGTGCCGCATGTGCTGAATGGTCAGCTGGCCATTGAGCTGCCTTCGATCGCAGAGAA
Above is a genomic segment from Faecalibacterium taiwanense containing:
- a CDS encoding ABC transporter permease is translated as MKIYDKKLAYPYFVWMTLFTVVPLIIVVYYAFTDANGAFTLDNLTSISGYGSVFARSLLLALIATVICLVIAFPVGYFLSRLRVNKQHIMLMLVMLPMWMNFLLRTYAWMGLLSINGPVNAVLGVFGLGPFNILNTSGAVVLGMVYNYVPYMILPLYTSMTKIDQSLVEAAQDLGASTTKTLLRVLIPMSVPGISTGITMVFVPAVSTFVISRMLGGGSNLLIGDLIEMQFLGNSYNLNVGSAMSLVLMIIVLLCMSFTSSFDEDEMEGVS
- a CDS encoding ABC transporter permease, which produces MKTKHLRLMQRVYIVLFFCFMYLPIAYMIVFSFNQSKGYSLFTGFTLKWYSSLLHNSSILHALLVSLEVALISAVIATVLGTAASLGIASMGRGSRLVVTNITYIPVVNPEIITGISLMLLFVAYQRFAGGVSWLPDTIMGFPTLLIAHIAFNVPYVIFNVTPKLKQLDIKLYEAALDLGCDPKQAFFKVILPEISPAILSAFLICLTYSIDDFMISYFNCGTVETLPIAIYSMTRKKVSPEIYALSTIMFVVILCIILISNAMESRSYRRDQKALRGEGV
- a CDS encoding Gldg family protein; translation: MKNFKVSSSANGKVFRNGLYSTAILAAAIVLAVLINLLVGAIPKKYTEFDLSAAKMYTLGDSSRQLMQSLDQDVTVYYLCETGSEDAIITKLLDHYADESGHFHWEQKDPALYPTFAAQYGAENASTGSLIVVSGENSEVLNAAELYEYDYSDYYTTGAANVTFGGEKQISSAIYKLTAAAESHAYYTTNHGEQALTSSLTEALKAQNIDAQPLDLLTGTIPEDCDLLIISDPASDFAADGLVDEIAQLQAYLENGGKVLLTTSGYTETPNLDAVMAQFGLAREPGLVVEGDAGHALYGYPYSLFPDYAAADESTALDGVNQSTHVMLSVAQGITITETDDVTAEPLLYTTEDAYSKQDFDASSSSAKEAGDTDGPFSLAVWARNDSTGAEVIWIGCPNMDNEQVYQSIPGNLTFLQGCAASLVGQSLLIDTKALEAAPITVPASASMTLGMVFVFVLPAAVLIAGAVEVLLRRRR
- a CDS encoding nicotinate phosphoribosyltransferase, whose protein sequence is MDEIKVVPYIPDEDYDNPAMVVDFYEFTMANCLFLHGFKDTTLVFDMFFRKNPDAQGYSISAGQRKLTRFLLNYHFNAQDIWWLRTKGMSEEFCEYLRTYQWKGDMYALPEGTVAYPHVQMVRIECDLVGAILIETYLLQTMNFHSLIATKATRVTGLNTHTPRSVMEFGTRRAQGESAGNDGAYAAVLGGCVGTANCLAEMKFGAEVKAVGTVAHSFIEFFPTEFDAFKAFADTYPDSVSLLLDTYNIMESGLPNLIKLDDYLIEKYPNDPNRRVKSARIDSGDLARGSKRLRKALDAAGKPYIKLVASNGLDEKKIANMELYEHAHFDSYGVGENLITSASDPVFGGVYKLVAVKQPDGSYTPKMKCSDSASKAIIPGKKMPWRLYDENGQAQCDLIAMDDEVIEAGKPVTMVNLDSDAIERTVTITPTKVKKLLVPHVLNGQLAIELPSIAEKKAYIAKQLTEETWESELRLECPHKHYVNMTPAVAECRSKMYAELHGGKV
- a CDS encoding DUF4340 domain-containing protein, whose protein sequence is MKTKQRTLAVLLVLVLVLGGLLWFVSRSNAAEEAASSAAAEGSILLSSFAAGDVTSIRYAYGGETLTLNYDSGSWTLADDPDYHLDVSACNTMVTALASLNAKRQLTAQPGEDYGLADPAVTVTVTAAGETNTFAFGTENPVTGDLYVQKAGDDAVYTVSGNKAACFELTKADLFGAFNPAGLTASALESVSIMTGSGTLALNAVSEPAEAESDSSESAADSTTYQTVWRLADEPFADLDDSKVQSILSALAGYVTAQITDADPSAYGFAAPLATVRAASADGTVTLHYAENADGCWMMVEGDSSVYAVDLDTVQALLITAAALKAE
- a CDS encoding acyl-[acyl-carrier-protein] thioesterase — encoded protein: MEQFFYTETMTVMNADADFRSLLKPSALLRYVEQISTDHARAFGMDDQFFKDRGVTFLVGKQALKFDRVPQRAETLTLTSRAQVSKHGSVKRITTLTDAEGKEVAMVDCRWIVASLAEGRILREPGWTVENFWNDTVEDELPLQLHKCKDGLTSAGEWTVHYSQCDLNGHLNNAFYLDLVCDALPLEVMRKGPVTFASINYHREIPMGETAEVFYAPSADGWYVVGKHNGQTSFECYLEVGKTNV
- the potA gene encoding spermidine/putrescine ABC transporter ATP-binding protein; protein product: MDNSVIVSLRDIVVEFDGQRILDGLNLDIHDKEFVTLLGPSGCGKTTTLRLIAGFLEPNSGKVLLKGEDITGVPPYKRPVNTVFQKYALFPHLNVFENVAFGLRLKKMDEETIRRKVRNMLEVVGLKGFERRSISQMSGGQQQRVAIARSLVNEPEILLLDEPLGALDLKLRKEMQLELKRLQREMNITFIYVTHDQEEALTMSDTVVVMNGGKVQQIGTPEDIYNEPKNAFVADFIGDSNIVDGVMHRDFLVSFSGVDFPCVDRGFAREQSVQVVVRPEDIEVVSPVEGQLVGVVNDVIFKGVHFEMHVECEGREWLIHSTRACTPGETIGMRIGPNEIHIMARSEG
- a CDS encoding spermidine/putrescine ABC transporter substrate-binding protein, with protein sequence MKRFAVLLLALAMAVCCAMPAFAAGTIEVTEDVSVSDDYDWTRFKGQNVAINVYNWGEYISNGSDDSVDVVAAFEKLTGIKVNYTTFDSNESMYAKLKSGAANYDVVIPSDYMVAKMIAEGMLKPLNYDNIPNFKKINQEYVNPDYDPQNAYTVPYMLCTTGIIYNTTMVDKAPTSWADLWDEQYAGNILMFNNSRDAYAIAAFKSGHDINPQSTEEADEVVEELKAQKPLVQAYVMDEIFDKMIGGEAAVGVYYSGDAITMIDDNPDLAWVFPEEGSVLSVDCMTIPAASEHQEAAEMFINFMCETDIGKANAEYIGYTTPMQDVWEVLDEDLKESEIAYPSEEKAAKEKVFTALSDDVNSELDVKWSEMKSYDEGGSSLLFLALLAAMVALACFNIWRKVRRRNRNQY
- a CDS encoding IMP dehydrogenase, whose protein sequence is MAYFYKEPSRTFGEYLLIPGYSSAENIPTAVSLKTPLVKYRKGEEECPLQMNIPMISAIMQAVSGDKLAIALARQGGVSFIYGSQSIENEAAMVRRVKSFKAGYVVSDSNLAPTATLHDVLELKARTGHSTIAITADGTPSGKLLGIVASRDYRINHTPDDAPVTTFMTPLEKLVTAPENTSLHDCNNIIWDNKINTLPLVDAEGNLKYMVFRKDYDSHKKNANELLDKNKSYVVGAGINTRDYAERVPALVDAGVDVLCIDSSEGYSEWQSRTIGWIREHYGDTVKVGAGNVVDAEGFRFLAEAGADFVKIGIGGGSICITRETKGIGRGQATAVIEVAKARDEYYKETGIYVPICSDGGIVHDYHITLALAMGADFVMLGRYFARFDESPTNKVRINGQYMKEYWGEGSNRARNWQRYDLGGSSKLSFEEGVDSYVPYAGPLADGVQTTLYKVKSTMCNCGALSIPELQQKAKLTVVSSTSIVEGGSHDVVLKNATPNIING